The following nucleotide sequence is from Synchiropus splendidus isolate RoL2022-P1 chromosome 1, RoL_Sspl_1.0, whole genome shotgun sequence.
taaatatatttttttatcagtttAACGAATCACTCAAGTGGAAGGGCAGCGACATCTGTCGCTCAATGTAAGTATTGGCGTCAGAGCCAGCATTAAAATTAAAACTGACTTTCCAAACGCAGTGCTTTACAAAGACAACGAACGGGCAACGCCTGTGCCTCACATGGATGCTTTACGGGCGAGATGGTGTCATGTGTCATTTAGGGACAATGCAATCAACACATACTGTTTCTGTATGAAAAGTCGGTATGACAGAAATTTACattaattcatttatattcaatgTCCACCACTgctttcatatttatttgaaagaaaAGCATATTATCAGATTATAAAAATACAACACACGAATGAAACTAAATGGAAAGATGTCCAATTTAAGGCTGCTTGTGTATTAAAGGAGAACATAAACTGAACAGGTTAAAACAGATAATGCAACCACACATCACAATATTtatgtaaattaaaaaagatcATATTagacatctttttttattgtttaaaaagaatgaatgaaaaaaacaaacaaaaaactgcacTCCAGATCCCAATGCTTTTCTGCAGTCATTGTTCAATTTTGGACCAGTGTGTCGCAATAGAAGTAGCAGCATGCCTTAAGAGTCCATATCCAGAGTACCATCCCACTTGAAGTCCTGCTGAATAACTCAAGACCCTCCAAGAGACATCTTGAGGAGTTTGGGGATGACTTCACCCAAAAGCATAAGCTCAGGATATGCGGATCTCCAGAAAATGTCCTGGCTGATTAGGCATTTCTGAccaagatgaaataaaaaaaggaacctTGTTCATTCCCTCTGCATCATAAAGCGTGCGTCCACATATGTAACCCATCATTCGTATATAAGGTGGGGCACGTTCAACCATCCAGGCGCTGTCCTTCCCCCCAGGCAAACCCTCCTGGTCGCTCTTCGGGCAGTGGATTGTAGTTAGGATCTTCTTCTGGTGTGTCAAACAACATCTTTCTGTAAGAAAAAGACACAACGGAAGGACCTTAACGTGAGTTGCAACATGACCTGAATTGTTTTGAAAGAATGATCTTTCTTCTTAAAAACACATTGAtcatttaaaaatctttctggtcTTAGGGAGCCAAAGAGAACAGCAATATAAAAGCGATGCTTTTAAAATGGGATTATTCTCAGTCTGGACATAGGAAAGGCACGAACACTCATTAGAAAACAGCTTCTCTGACTCAGTAGTGTGTCATTCTTGCTACCTAATGTACTTCTGTGCAGCATTGGAAACGCTTCTGAGGCAAAACTTCTCCCTGTCAACTTCAGTGGACGACGGTATTATGTATGAGACTTAATCACATACTTTCATAGAAGactaagggaaaaaaaacttgcatGATGGACGGAGTCTTGAGCCATCTCCCACCACCTGGCTGATTCGGAAATACATCCTCCAGGAAGTAGTACACATGACCAACAGCAATACCTTAAAACACACCAAACAAACATGTCAAGTTCAATTCTATGCAAGTAATAGTAACAAATAACTGTATAAGAACCTAAAAGATCCACAATGATGGAGTTGCCTAGCAGCAACGAGAATCCCATTAGCACCCAAGGTAGAAATGGTGCCTGAAAATTCAGAAGACCGAAGAAATTCATGCGGACATTTGGGTTTCGCCGACTCCATATGTAAACCAGCATGATGGTAAAGGCTTGCCCCAGGAACACTAGACTCACAAAAGTG
It contains:
- the derl2 gene encoding derlin-2 isoform X2; amino-acid sequence: MAYQTLQQEYLQIPVVTRAYTTACVLTTAAVQLEIITPFQLYFNPDLIIKNYQVWRLITNFLFFGPVGFNFLFNMIFLYRYCRMLEEGSFRGRTADFVFMFLFGGLLMTIFGTFVSLVFLGQAFTIMLVYIWSRRNPNVRMNFFGLLNFQAPFLPWVLMGFSLLLGNSIIVDLLGIAVGHVYYFLEDVFPNQPGGGRWLKTPSIIKMLFDTPEEDPNYNPLPEERPGGFAWGEGQRLDG